TATCCGTATTGAACACTACGACTATACGAGGAATATTTTGAGAAACAGTTTTAACATAAACGGAGTTACGGCAGTTCGTGATACTAATATTGTAGCGGGAAACAAGGTAACCGGATTTATTCCAGGCGCAGGCATTAACTTTAACTTTCTGCCCGGGCATACTGTGTTCGCCGGAGTACACCGCGGATTTGCCCCTCCGCGTATCAAAGATGCAATTTCCAACGTTGGAGAGGCTTATCAATTGGAAGCCGAAAAAAGCTGGAACTCAGAATTTGGTTTCAGAGGCAGCACAACGAACCATATACTGACTTATGAACTGACCGCTTTTTACATGCAGTTTGACAACCAAATTATACCTGTTTCTGAATCTTCAGGAGGCACAGGGGTCGGCTTGGTCAATGGTGGTGAAACACTTCATGCAGGGTTTGAAGCAGGAGGACGCATAGATTTTGCCCCTTTGTTTAACCCGGATTATACCTTGGCGATATTTGCTAATGCTACTTATACAGAAGCGTCCTATAATGCCGACCGTTTTATTGCCGGCAGCTCAGATAATGTCAACATTAAAGGCAACAGAACGCCCTATTCGCCAGAATATATTTTATCGGGCGGCCTTCATGCCGAAGCCCCTTTCGGATTGGGTTTACAATTTAACGCTTTGTTTATCGGCAGTCAGTTTACCAACGAACTAAATACTGTTAACCCTTCAGCAGATGGCCGGACAGGAAAACTGGACTCCTACCGGGTTTTTGATGCCAATATTTTCTATCAGATACCGAAGATAAACGCCGTTATTAATCTTAGCGCAAAAAACATCACCGATGAGCGTTATATCGTTTCCCGCCGTCCGCAAGGTATAAAAGTCGGACTTCCAAGGTTTATTACTGCGGGAATTGACATTAGTTTCTAATTAAAATCCAGTTCACATAATACAGACATTTAGGTTATGTTCTTTAATAACGTCTGCCAACATTCAGTTGGGAGGCGTTTTTTTTTTTGACAGATTTAGGGATTGGGGCTTTTATACCAACTATGATTTAATTTTGAATCATCAATTACTGACAATCGTCTTTAAGTTCCCTTCCTCGGAGGTGGGTTATTTTAGATAGTGAAGTGGTAATATCCGGCTTGGTTTGGTAAATTTGCGGATATTTAATCCGGAGTTGAAATTTATTTGCCGGTACTTTAGCTAAAAGCCCCCACCTCAACTCGACTAAGTAAGGAATTATTAAAACCTGACCAACATCTTAAAGTAAAACCAAACATCAATGTGTCGTTATTTTGTTTATTTAGTCGGATTGATGTTCAACATGAATTTGATTGGACAACCACTTTATTTCCCTCCTACTATTGGTAATACATGGCAAACGATGACTCCATCCTCATTGGGTTGGTGCGAAGAAGAAATCCCGGCATTGGTTGATTTTTTATCGGACAGCAATACCAAAGCATTTATCGTGCTGAAAGATGGTAAAATTGTGATGGAACATTATTTTGGCACTTTTACGCAAGATAGCCTATGGTATTGGGCTTCTGCAGGAAAAAGTTTAACCGCATTCATGGTAGGGCTTGCTCATCAGGACGGCAGTCTTTCCATAAACGATCCAAGTTCTGATTATCTGGGTACAGGATGGACGAGTTGCACACCGGCTCAGGAGGCTGAAATTACCATTCTGCATCAACTTACCATGACTTCGGGGTTAGATGATGCTGTCTCAAATCCCGATTGCACCCTCCCTTCCTGCCTTCAGTATTTGGCAAATGCCGGTTCCCGTTGGGCTTATCATAATGCACCTTACACATTATTAGATGGAGTAATTGCCAATGCTACCGGAAGTACCCTTAATCAGTTCTACATTAATAGATTGCGCAATCCAATAGGGATGAACGGATTATTTTTGCCTTTAGATTACAACAACGTGCTCTTTACAAACGCAAGAAGTATGGCACGTTTCGGGCTGCTCGTTCTCAACAACGGAACTTGGAACACCACCCCTATTATGACAGATGCCACTTACTTTAATGCGATGGTCAACAGCTCACAAAGTCTCAACCTGTCCTATGGTTATTT
This is a stretch of genomic DNA from Sphingobacteriales bacterium. It encodes these proteins:
- a CDS encoding beta-lactamase family protein; the protein is MFNMNLIGQPLYFPPTIGNTWQTMTPSSLGWCEEEIPALVDFLSDSNTKAFIVLKDGKIVMEHYFGTFTQDSLWYWASAGKSLTAFMVGLAHQDGSLSINDPSSDYLGTGWTSCTPAQEAEITILHQLTMTSGLDDAVSNPDCTLPSCLQYLANAGSRWAYHNAPYTLLDGVIANATGSTLNQFYINRLRNPIGMNGLFLPLDYNNVLFTNARSMARFGLLVLNNGTWNTTPIMTDATYFNAMVNSSQSLNLSYGYLWWLNGKSSFMLPGFQIVFPGSLHTAAPDDMFSAMGKNGQIINIVPSQNLVMIRMGNVPDGAFIPNFYNNDIWELFNQVVCNQPCTFNPVISGNTTVCAGVPQTYSVPEITGSSYIWTISGGTILSGQGTYQIAVLWDNGTLGSLNIEQEIP